A region from the Acanthopagrus latus isolate v.2019 chromosome 8, fAcaLat1.1, whole genome shotgun sequence genome encodes:
- the zgc:101566 gene encoding transmembrane protein 263, with protein MKVLTSEQAVEEESCSSPDDYNNHHSSEDREHEDTPPYLQDEQPNDTDKDPPQQEGGVMWRVGGGLFSMTRSAVGATLGGVAWVGTKSFALTKTAVTSMPAASVGLVKGSVSMVTGSVGAVGSVVASKVTPRKKDKAD; from the exons ATGAAG GTGCTGACTTCAGAGCAGGCGgtagaggaggagagctgctcATCTCCAGATGACTacaacaaccaccacagcaGTGAGGACAGGGAACATGAGGACACCCCCCCTTACCTCCAAGACGAACAACCAAATG ACACCGATAAGGACCCCCCACAGCAAGAAGGAGGAGTCATGTGGAGAGTGGGCGGCGGCCTTTTCAGCATGACACGAAGCGCTGTTGGTGCAACACTGGGGGGTGTTGCATGGGTAGGAACTAAAAGTTTTGCGCTCACCAAGACAGCTGTGACCAGTATGCCAGCAGCCAGTGTGGGATTGGTCAAAGGGAGTGTCTCCATGGTTACAGGAAGTGTTGGAGCGGTGGGATCAGTGGTGGCAAGTAAAGTCACACCAAGGAAGAAGGACAAAGCTGACTGA